The following nucleotide sequence is from Komagataeibacter medellinensis NBRC 3288.
GACAGCCCGCATCCCGCCAACACCCCCACCAGCCTTACGCCGAACGGGGTATCGCCCGCCAACAGCATGCCCAGCCGGATCCATATGGCCACCATGGGCGGGTGGTCCAGATAACCAGCAGCCGGGGCCAGCGCCCATATGCGGTAATAGGCTTCATCAGGCGAAAGTGGTAATAACCCCGCCACAACCAGCCGCACACAGACCAGCAGCGCTAGCGAATACAGCCACATGCGTCGGCTGCACCCAGCACTCACACAGGCACGCCAGGGCGGTTCAGGCTGGTGCGGATGGTCTGCAGCGTCTGCACGCGCACCACATGCGGAGCTTCTGTCAACTGGCGGGTCAGCAGGTTCTCATGCGTTGCATCACGCGCCACCAGCCGAACCAGAAAATCTCCCTCGCCACGGATCATGTGGCATTCACGCACTTCCGGCCAGGCCGAGACCTGGGCCTCGAAGGCGGAGAGCACCGTCTCCTTCTGGCTGTCCAGCCCGATCAGGGCGAACAGCGTGATCGACCAGCCCAGCCGGGCGCCATCCGTATCGGCATGATAGCCGCGGATTACATGGTCTTCCTCCAGCCGGCGCATACGGCGCAGGCACGGCGGGGCCGAAATGCCCACACGCCGGGCCAGCTCCACGTTCGTCATGCGTCCGTCCAGCTGGAGCTCGGCCACAATCCGACGGTCAATCGCATCAAGATCAGCCATCTGTTCCGCCATGCATGTTCCATCTCTCGAAAAGGCGCGAAACAGGTCTTTTCGCACCACAATAATCCAGCACTACCTACTCCAACCCTTGCACGGACGCCAGTGGACGATCATACCAAAGGAAATTCCGACCATAGGGTTTTTAGGATCTCATGCCCCAGACCTGTTCTACCGACCTGCTTGTCATTGGTGCCGGCCCCGCAGGCTATACGGCCGCCATCTATGCCGCGCGCGCCAATCTCTCTCCCGTTCTCGTAGCCGGGCTCCAGCCCGGTGGCCAATTGATGATCACGACCGATGTCGAAAACTATCCCGGTTTCGGCAAGGGCATCCAGGGACCGGACCTGATGATGCAGATGGC
It contains:
- a CDS encoding Lrp/AsnC family transcriptional regulator, with the protein product MAEQMADLDAIDRRIVAELQLDGRMTNVELARRVGISAPPCLRRMRRLEEDHVIRGYHADTDGARLGWSITLFALIGLDSQKETVLSAFEAQVSAWPEVRECHMIRGEGDFLVRLVARDATHENLLTRQLTEAPHVVRVQTLQTIRTSLNRPGVPV